The Camelina sativa cultivar DH55 chromosome 16, Cs, whole genome shotgun sequence sequence GTTTTAGTGATGACTTTGATGATGAGTTGATACCTGGATTTGGTGGTGGACTTAGTCAACCAAGTAACAGGTTTGTGATCATCATATTAGTTCAAACTCTTTGGctaattatttttaagatatCTGTCTGCTGTATCATGAATTGtgggattgttttttttttattgttgtttcagCGCGACCGATACATGGAATGTTATTGCTGATGACCCTTTTGAGGTTCGACCTTCAAATTTGGTAGATCCATCTTCAGGTATAGATGTGGTTCCGCTGAAAGGATTTGCAACAAAACTGGATTGTCTCCATATTCTAATACAGGGGAATGAAAGAACCGTTGATCTTTTTGTTAGTTAATACTattaattttgtgttgtttcactttctttttttttggcacagTTACGAACCCAAGAATTGCTTCTGTAGATGAGCTTGCAGAATTTGCTATGGGTATTTTGCATTGTAGCTCTCTGGATTCTGACAATGATGTAGAtgttgaagaaaagaaacaagaatttGGTGTAGATGACCTTGAATCCATTTTCATCCCTGGGTCCAAAAGTGTACCAGATTCATATGCTACAACCGAAGTAAGAAAAAATCTCacccttttaaaaatgttaccaatTTACAAAACGTTGTTCCGAATCTGCATTCTGTATATCGTCTTTTTGATCTTGCAAGGAAGAATTTGGTGTGCCAAAAGAGAAATGTAATGAAGAAGGTTCGCTTAGTACAAAGAAACCTGATGCTCCAGCACATGTCCTGGATgaactttttccactttttggAGGTAGGCGTTGTGGTGATCTGTTTTCTTCAATATCAGATTACTCCTATATTATTTCTAAGCCATGTTTCTTATGCAACAGATGACCCGTTTCTTAGAGAATTTAAGGCAATTCCAGGGGAAAGTGACAAAAGAAGAATAGCTAGATGGGAGCGTGaacaaagaataaagaaacaaatggTATGCATGGATTTTGCTTTGATTCGTTTTGTGCAACCTTTTCTACCTCTATTATGATATATCACCTGAGCAATGTACGATCTATTTGTTGAATGGATGGAACTTTTCCCCAAACCACTTGCCGTGCTTATGTAAATGTCTTGCATTGCGATACATAAGCTTTTTGTAACCAGTTTGTTTGTTGAGGGTGATTTATTACTGTTTCTCATCAAATTTTAGCTTGCAGCAAGCAGATTCTGTGTTTTGGTTCACAGTGATATTACGCTACTCAATGTCTTCTTCATATATGTAGGATCAGGCTGTATCTGATATGAATGACCGTGATCGTCAAATTCAGATTGGACAAGAAGAAAGGAGTGTAAGTGATGCTATTTATCACANttattttatttttgctcgATCAAAATTAGTGGGAGATGGAAGATTTCGCTGTTCTCGTCACGGAGCGATATGGGTTAAAGCCACAAGGCAAGTCTGCTCCAATGGCAATGGCTTCCTTGAAGAAGCGATCGGTCAACCCTAACAATGGCGAAACGGCAGAGTTGACCTCGTATGGTTCTTCGAATCATAGCGCTTGGGACACggattttattattgatttcaAGTTTGACGGTGGGGATGAGTTGAACAAGTTTTCTTGTAATGAATATGGTAAGAAAAGGTCGTGTTTTAGTGATGACTTTGATGATGAGTTGATACCTGGATTTGGTGGTGGACTTAGTCAACCAAGTAACAGGTTTGTGATCATCATATTAGTTCAAACTCTTTGGctaattatttttaagatatCTGTCTGCTGTATCATGAATTGtgggattgttttttttttattgttgtttcagCGCGACCGATACATGGAATGTTATTGCTGATGACCCTTTTGAGGTTCGACCTTCAAATTTGGTAGATCCATCTTCAGGTATAGATGTGGTTCCGCTGAAAGGATTTGCAACAAAACTGGATTGTCTCCATATTCTAATACAGGGGAATGAAAGAACCGTTGATCTTTTTGTTAGTTAATACTattaattttgtgttgtttcactttctttttttttggcacagTTACGAACCCAAGAATTGCTTCTGTAGATGAGCTTGCAGAATTTGCTATGGGTATTTTGCATTGTAGCTCTCTGGATTCTGACAATGATGTAGAtgttgaagaaaagaaacaagaatttGGTGTAGATGACCTTGAATCCATTTTCATCCCTGGGTCCAAAAGTGTACCAGATTCATATGCTACAACCGAAGTAAGAAAAAATCTCacccttttaaaaatgttaccaatTTACAAAACGTTGTTCCGAATCTGCATTCTGTATATCGTCTTTTTGATCTTGCAAGGAAGAATTTGGTGTGCCAAAAGAGAAATGTAATGAAGAAGGTTCGCTTA is a genomic window containing:
- the LOC104751631 gene encoding auxilin-related protein 2-like isoform X2; translated protein: MEDFAVLVTERYGLKPQGKSAPMAMASLKKRSVNPNNGETAELTSYGSSNHSAWDTDFIIDFKFDGGDELNKFSCNEYGKKRSCFSDDFDDELIPGFGGGLSQPSNSATDTWNVIADDPFEVRPSNLVDPSSVTNPRIASVDELAEFAMGILHCSSLDSDNDVDVEEKKQEFGVDDLESIFIPGSKSVPDSYATTEEEFGVPKEKCNEEGSLSTKKPDAPAHVLDELFPLFGDDPFLREFKAIPGESDKRRIARWEREQRIKKQMDQAVSDMNDRDRQIQIGQEERSRISETLDAEIKLWAAGKEGNMRALLSSLHLVLWPGCGWKAVSLTDLITCAAVKKVYKKANLYVHPDKVQQKGAQQKYIAEKVFNILKEAWDKFNKEELS
- the LOC104751631 gene encoding auxilin-related protein 2-like isoform X1, which produces MEDFAVLVTERYGLKPQGKSAPMAMASLKKRSVNPNNGETAELTSYGSSNHSAWDTDFIIDFKFDGGDELNKFSCNEYGKKRSCFSDDFDDELIPGFGGGLSQPSNSATDTWNVIADDPFEVRPSNLVDPSSVTNPRIASVDELAEFAMGILHCSSLDSDNDVDVEEKKQEFGVDDLESIFIPGSKSVPDSYATTEEEFGVPKEKCNEEGSLSTKKPDAPAHVLDELFPLFGDDPFLREFKAIPGESDKRRIARWEREQRIKKQMDQAVSDMNDRDRQIQIGQEERSRISETLDAEIKLWAAGKEGNMRALLSSLHLVLWPGCGWKAVSLTDLITCAAVKKVYKKANLYVHPDKVQQKGAQQKYIAEKVFNILKEAWDKFNKEELS